The nucleotide sequence AATGCAATTGAAATTTCACACGTTACTGTGATCTTGGGGCATTGTACCATTGGAGTATGAGCTGCCACAGGTGGTGAAGAGAGCAGTAAATTATCGAATGTTACAGCCTAGAAATAGCCCATATGGCATATCAAATAGTGTCAATGTTTCCTTTAatcccacttttctgctcactccCGAACACTCTTAATATTCCTAATTTTCAAGTCACTTTCTAatccccttttaaaagaatttattgaCCCTGCTTCAAAattggtttgtggcagagaatcccacattctaaccactctctgtgcaaagagtttttttttctctcccctttaattctttttctgattatcttaaatttgtgcctccTGGTTAACGTCtctctgaccagtggaaataatctcttGCTATTCACCCTGTCATAAaccctagtaaatctacactgcacctttCCCATTGGTACATTttttttctataatggggtgcccaaaactgttcacaatactccaactgcagcTTAAGGTCTTGTATGAGTTCAACATTACCTcccttgtttttattttttatgcTTCTAAATACAAAACCAGGGGTTCTGATTGCCTTTTTATCTACTCGCTCTGCCATCTTTTAATGACCTGTGTACCTGCACACCAAGAggcccctctgctcctttactccACTTAAGACCTTGCCATTTAAGGTGTTTTTCCTTTCCATGTTCTTACTtcatatttttctacattgaactggATCTGCCACCAACTGCCTATTCTGCCAGCTTACTGTAGTCTTTCACATTCtgccctctctcctttcccctccttTCCCCACCACTATttaggtgtcatcagcaaatttcagatATTGTTTCCTTTGTTCCCAAGTCCAGATTGTTTAGGTATATACAGTAAATAAGAGCACCTAGATCTGGACCCCTGTGAAACACCACTCTGTTTCTTCCCAGTCTGAAACTTCCTTTTATCTGTATCCTTTGCTTTGCATCAACTTTCCCCTTAATTTCATTTCCTATTATCCTTGTTTCTCTTCTGTGGTATCTTATTAAGTGCTTTTTGAAGATTAATAtgcactgcatttcctttatttaTCTTCTCATTTCTTCAAAGACTTCTCTAAGGTTGGCCAGGTATGAGCTGTATTTTAGGAATCTGTGCTGACTGGCCCTGTGATTAACTCTTGATTCTCCAAATGCTAGTAATTTCATTCCATATTATAGATTCTAATATTTACCAATAGTGAAGTGCGGGCTGGCCTATAATGTTCTGGCTTGTCCCGCCCAGAAGAGGAGAGTTTGCTGCGGTGAACAGCCAGGCTTGTAGCCAAGAGGGGTTGAAATTGgactttttatatttcaaaaataaaatgatCTAGTATAAAGCAGAAATTCTAATTGTTTAGACACCACGGCCTCAATTTTAACCCCTCTCCCAGCCGCTGTAATGTTCCCGCTGGTGATTCAGGCCATGGACAAGGCTCCCGCGACTTACTTTAACCTCACCAGATGGGGAGTCCCGCGGTGTCTGCTCAACAACAGCAACAGGGCGGGAGGAGCTGGCTGGCCAGAGGAtgcccaggtaagttttaaaattgattgtttttaagctccatgtgggccaggaggagcaggagtgcttccctccaccccccctccccaaccccacccagacaccacaaggaagccttcagcctcccctGCCTCAGATTGCAGCCCCGACCTCTCagcatttccctccctcccaatcatggATTCGAGCCTTCGTCCCCTACTGACTGTTGTGGACTGTTCCCATGGGTCccaggctgcggcctcctgctgctgtttCCGTTCCCACCCGCCAGCCAGGCGTCAATCTGGCCGCTGTCGGGCAGGAGTCTGCAGTgatgtatttaaatgaggccctgccgttaaaaTTGGAAGAGCCTCCATGCCCCGGTCTTGCCCGGTTCTTCACCCGCACCCTTCCCGtctccccgttaatatcggggcctaagtcTCTTAAATGGGTAAAAATCTGGTTCCCCAATGGCTGAGTTTAGGCCATCCAGAGCCAGAAGGTCACAGGTCAATCCCCCGTTTGTGCTGCATGAGTTGAAAAAGGAATGGGGAGAAGTTAAAATTGCTTGAGTGATGCTGAAACAATGTCTGGTCTCAAATACAGATTGATGTACGTCTGAGGATATTAATAAGGACTGAAGTGATTTGTCCCAGAGTGGTTGCTGCTGTTGTGGACAGCCAGAGCCAGATTATGAGAACAAAGTGTGGAGGCAAAAGGGCCCTTTTGGCTCATTGACCCAGgcagcagacaagtgccaggcaatgaccatctccaacaagagagtctctaaccacctccccttgacattcaacggcatttccatcgctgaatcccccaccatcaacatcctgggggtcaccattgaccagaaacttaactggaccagccacataaatactgtggctacaagagcaggtcagaggctgggtattctgcggcgagtgactcacctcctgactccccaaagcctttccaccatctacaaggcacaagtcaggagtgtgatggaatattctccacttgcctggatgagtgcagctccaaccatgctcaagaagctcgacaccatccaggacaaagcagcccacttgattggcaccccatccaccaccctaaacattcactcccttcaccaccggcgcactgtggctgcagtgtgtaccatccacaggatgcactgcagcaactcgccaaggcttcttcaacagcaccacccaaacccacgacctctaccacctagaaggacaaagacaagggcagcaggcgcatgggaacaacaccatcagtacgttcccctccaagtcacacaccatttcgacttgtaaatatatcgccgttccttcatcgtcgctgggtcaaaatcctggaactcactacctcaacagcactgtgggagaaccttcaccacacggactgcagcggttcaagaaggcggctcaccaccaccttctcgagggcaattagggatgggcaataaatgccggcctcgccagccacgcccatatcccatgaatgaattttttttaaaaaaggcacccTCGTGGACAGTCGCACAGTATATCAGCACCGTAAAGATAACACTCCAAACAGTACGAGCTGGACATAAGGCAAGTGCGTCCACGATCAGCTGGCCAGGACAAGGTGGCCGGAGGTTGTGGAATGGCCTCTGCCTTTGGCCACTAGCCCTAACCCTGACCTTCAGCAGCTAGGGAGCAATTGTGGGAACTGCATGAGGGGAATGTGAGGATGGAAAAGTCCACATCTGCTGCTGTTGAGACTTTGTAAAATTTATAGGACGTAGTTTGAATCTTATAAAGGTGGGGAAGAGTTTCTCTGGTGAATTATTTGCATTCCAGAGTTTGCATAATCGATGAATTCAATGGTGTAATGAGTTGATGAAGATGTTGTCTGGAATGTGGAGCTCAGACTGACTGAGCTGCTCGTTCAGATATGAGTGAGGTGCTGGCTGGAGGGAGCAGCGTGTTGGGAAGGGCTCGGGTGTCCGTACCTGCATCAATGTCAATAACTTTTAATTGGAGGTGGCTGTTGCTAGAATTAAAAGTGAAGTTGATGTAGTAATTGAGCCCGTGTTGAGAGAGACTGTTCCTCAACAATTAAATGTTGAGGGTTTTTTTGGGGAGGGTGGAAGTCAGCTGAGATATATTGATGTTACCTCACTGTACTTGGAGGCCAGATGCCTCCTCAGAAGGGAAATGATTGAGTCATTCTAAGCCGGTCTTGCACATGTCTCTGTCCCTTTTCCGTTACACTCCCAGGTCACTGCTGATTTGTATTGCCTGAGCCACAGAATTGTGCTGAGCAatttgggggggaagggagaggtttaCAGTAGGGGTGGGAACTTCTTGATGTGGGATTCTGAACAAACCAAATAAGTTCTTAACCCAGTGAAACAAGCAGAGCTTTACAACTTTACCCAGAGCTGGAGACCAAAGGGGAAGTGGAGAGAGAATCTATTGTGTTGCTTGAGCAAGATCAAGAATCTAAACATATAACATTTTAAAGTTCTATAATTGTACAAGTGCACCTATTCGGAGATGGTTGGGATTGTTAGACGTGCCTCAAAGAAACTGTGACCAAGTCTCTGGGGAGACTGGCTGACGATGGTTTTCTGTTTGACAGGGGCTGTATGATACCCTGGCTCCCGCAACCCTACATCTGGAGTAATTACGCTGTTCTGGCCATTGGGGTTTGGGCCATTGCTCAGAGAGACTCTGTTGATGCCGTTGTCATGGTGAGTACCTCCAGCCCAACACTGGGATAATGCCATGTGATTGCTTTCCCAgatgtggcagcatcttcctgtTTAATGTGCTTCAGCTATATCTGCCCCCACTCCTGTCCTAAAACACTGACCTTGGCTGAAATACAGTCCACAGATGCTGACCAGCCTTGATACCTcatccaaatgaccattcttcatgtgagtccAGATAGTGAGTGTTGGCTGACTAGTCAAACATAGGGAGTATCACAGGTGATGTTTGTACACTTGCCCCCAGCAGCAGTCCCTGTGTAGTTATCAAGAGTGAGGACCATGACTGATTTTCCCAATTTAactcccccacccagcacagctGTAGCACTGGCCCGCTGCACTGAGATCTGCTAATTCAATCCAGACCAGTGACTGGCCACTTGGGTTCAAGGcagtggttcaccaccaccttctcagggcaactagggacaggcaataaatggtggccttgccagctaTGCCCACATCATGAGTATGAATAAGGAAAGGAATCTGGAACCTTCCCGGTCCGTATAGTCAGTGTCATACTTTACCCACGGAGccatgtgtgacagtaatatatTGGCCACGGTTTGCGGTGGCTAAAGTGGAATTTCAGATACTTGTGCTCAGCCCTGTGACCTTTCACCCTGTCCCATAACCTGCTGTACTGTCAATTTGCAAGATTTTTGCTGTAGTTCAGCAAAGTTTGTTGTTGtagggattttaaaaaattttaataaaTTCAGCGAAGCAagggatgtgtttttttttaaagtacgagAGTCCGAGTAAATTTTGCTGGTGTGGACTCTCTAGCTGCTGTTGTGTTGTTCACTCGCTgcctcctgtactgtgggcctTACACAAAGGCAGCCTGAAGGTCTGTTTATTTTTTTATCTgcattgtcagcttggctcagttagtagcactattgcctctgaaggttgtgggttcaagctcagcTCCAGGATGTGAGCCCACAATCTTGGCTGttccttcagtgcagtgctgggaATCAGTCTGTTAGTTGTGCTGTTAAACAAAGGTtctgtctgcttgttcaggtgaacattaaagatcccatggcatttattcgaagagttctcctggtgtctgtccctcaaccagcaccaccaaaaacagattaactgctcactCATCTCATTGGCTGTTTGTGAAATTTTGTTATGTGCACATTTGTTATGTttgcctatgttacaacagtgactgcatgtcaaaagtaactcattggatgtcctgaggatgagaAGGGCTATATTAAAACATTTTCTCTCACTGTCCTCATTCACTGCTGTCGTCACCTCACTTCTCTCTCTGGCTCCCTTttcccttttctcccctccccccccccccccccccccccccaatttctcTCGGGCTCCcttttcccccccacctctctttcTGGCTCCCCCTCACCCTTGGGCTCCCTCCAGTTTCTATTGTAGAGTTCATGTGCCCTGAAAGAAAGTGGGAGATATAAGGTTGTGAATTGCAAACACTACAGCTGGGCAGGAAGTGGAGCATTGCAGCATTGGCTGAGCACAGGGCTGAACGTAGCCAGTGTGATTTGTGTGAGTCAATGATTGTGGTGGACACTACCTTTCTAGGCACCAATCGTTTACTACTTCAGTTGAGAGTCAAGCTTGAGGTTTAAAGCTTTCATGTTCATCCTGACTGTTAAAATGAGGTTATCATCAACCCTGGGACCAGCTCAGCAACAAGATAGGTCAAAACATGAAAACCTGTACATAAAGTAAATGTTGAGAGTTTCACCCCTTTATCCCTGGGCCATATCTGTCTTATGCTCTATTCGTACTGTTTCTTTGACCTCTTGCACCTCTGGTCTGTGGCACACCCTTAAATTCTGAGCACCTGGGTCAAGGATTATTACAGGCCTTTAGCCTATATGCCAGAGAATGGTACACGGAGCAGGGAAAATGAACATGGGGGTGGGACGCAGTGAGATTCCCCCTTGCCCCAGTCGCGTGTGTAGTTCAATTAACTGCTGTCATACTGTGAATTGATGTCCTGAGACAGTgcctgccattcagcccctcaagcctgttccaccattaaatgagatcatggctgatctgtatccgaactccatttacctgccttagctccatatcccttaatacccttagttagcaaaaatctatcgatctcagatttaaaattattaatttagctagcatctactgctttttgtggagagagttccatgaagaagtgtttcccaacttctcttctgaatggcctggctctgattttaaggttatgtccccttgtcctagacttccccaacagcagaaaaagtttctctatctaccctatcaattcctttcaaaatcctaaaagcttctatcaaatcaccccttaaacttctatattccaaggaatacaagcctagtttatgtaatcacgcctcgtaatttaacccttgaagtcctggtaacattctggtgaatctgcgctgtactcctaccaaggccaatatttcctttctaaggtgtggtgcccagaactgcacacagtgctccagatgtggtctaaccaggactttgtatagccatagcaaaacttcctcccctttatattttaGTCTTCcttgatataaaggctaacattccattagcctttttgattattttttgtacctgaccactgctTTTCAGTGAtcagtgtacatggacccctaaatctctttggacttccactgttctgagcttttcaccatttaaaaaaaatactcgaatggatccttttttggtccaaaatggatgacctcacacttacctgcgttaaaatccatctgctacagttttgcccattcacttaatctttcAATGTCTCTttctaattttatgctcccatctacactacttactatgccaccaatctttgtgtcatcggaaaacttggatatgtggctctctattgtgttatctaagtcattaataaatatagtgaatagttgaggccccagcacagatccttgttggacaccactagtcacttcctttcaATTCAAGTCCATATCCATTATACCTCCTTTCTGCCTTCTACTGccgaaccaatctcctaaccaagtcgatcatttgccttcaattccataagctttcattttagctaacagtcttttatgtggaaccttacacgaatgccttctggaagtccatataaacggcatccacagacattcccctgtttactactttagttacttcgtCAAAAAATTCAGTAAGATTCATTAGACTcgatctaccctttacaaatccatgttggatcTCTCATCAGCTTAAATTTCTCAAGTGCTCAGTCaacctgtccttaattatagattccaataacttccccacaacagttgTTAGATTATCAGGTCTatcatttcctggtttctcccttaAATAAtaattacatttgcaattttccaatctaaagggacgattcctgaatggagagagctttggaagattatggctaaagcaactgcaatttcctcaccatttcctttaaaatcctgggatggataccatcaggtcctggggattggtcagtcctcagtgccattatttttttctaatactgtttttttGCTTAGTTAACTTTATTGAGTTCCAGTccctgattcattattagtttccctggaattttcatttgcaatattacctgcatcTATTTTTAacgggcccacattacccttgatacccttttccttctaatataattgtaaaaactttgttATTCTTGATATACGTCAAGTTCAATCTGATGCCTCACTCTGATGTCTTTTTCTTTCAGTTTTTAATTGGCATGGTGATAACAATCCTCACAGACATCATCCACATCGCCATTAGCTATGATCGTATGGCTGACGTGCAACGCAGTAGAGCATTGAGGGACCAGTTCCGCTTCAGTGTTGGCATGGCGATTCTCAGCCTCCTTTTGAAACCGGTTTCTTGTCTCTTTGTGTATCAGATGTACAAGCAACGAGGGGGAGATTACAACCTAAACATTGGTAAGAGCCTGGATCAGCGGGAACTGTCACTGTAATCGTGAGCAGTAGTGGGGGGACAGGAAGATGCGCTAAAGGAAACCTTGTATCTAGATTCAATTCACCTGGTGACACCTGACAGCTGGAAGAACAAAGGTGTCACATCTTAGCGAAAGAGGCAAATTTAAAATTGGCAGCACGCTGGATTTACCTGTGCCTT is from Heptranchias perlo isolate sHepPer1 chromosome 32, sHepPer1.hap1, whole genome shotgun sequence and encodes:
- the agtrap gene encoding type-1 angiotensin II receptor-associated protein isoform X1, translated to MELPAVSLKMIIIVHWLLTIWGCMIPWLPQPYIWSNYAVLAIGVWAIAQRDSVDAVVMFLIGMVITILTDIIHIAISYDRMADVQRSRALRDQFRFSVGMAILSLLLKPVSCLFVYQMYKQRGGDYNLNIGFPDLTASRDRTSYQTIDGQEPPHQPAASAEIKVPTRVY
- the agtrap gene encoding type-1 angiotensin II receptor-associated protein isoform X3, coding for MPRGCMIPWLPQPYIWSNYAVLAIGVWAIAQRDSVDAVVMFLIGMVITILTDIIHIAISYDRMADVQRSRALRDQFRFSVGMAILSLLLKPVSCLFVYQMYKQRGGDYNLNIGFPDLTASRDRTSYQTIDGQEPPHQPAASAEIKVPTRVY
- the agtrap gene encoding type-1 angiotensin II receptor-associated protein isoform X2, whose amino-acid sequence is MELPAMIIIVHWLLTIWGCMIPWLPQPYIWSNYAVLAIGVWAIAQRDSVDAVVMFLIGMVITILTDIIHIAISYDRMADVQRSRALRDQFRFSVGMAILSLLLKPVSCLFVYQMYKQRGGDYNLNIGFPDLTASRDRTSYQTIDGQEPPHQPAASAEIKVPTRVY